The proteins below come from a single Solea senegalensis isolate Sse05_10M linkage group LG2, IFAPA_SoseM_1, whole genome shotgun sequence genomic window:
- the stat1a gene encoding signal transducer and activator of transcription 1a isoform X1 has product MAQWCQLQMLDCKYLEQVDQLYDDSFPMDIRQYLSRWIESIDWDTVAMQDSLATVRFHDLLAQLDDQHSRFALENNFLLQHNIRKIKRNLQDRFQDDPVHMAMIISKNLKEEQKILATAKSAEQEGEVTVSAMVVEKQKLDNKMKEIKERVQCVDQNIKNVEDLQDEYDFKINTLKIRENEMNGMTQKELEKEKALIARMCFELKSKRQEVVIQLTDLLNTAQALLSDLISEELPEWKQRQQIACIGGPPNACVDQLQNWFTAVAESLQQVRQHLKKLQELEQKFTYESDPITQKKSFLEARALDLLKNLLSNSLVVERQPCMPTHPQRPLVLKTGVQFTVKLRFLVKLQEFNYQLKVKALFDKDVTEKKGFRKFNILGTNTKVMNMEESNGSLAAEFRHLQLKEQKVAGNRTNEGPLIVTEELHSLSFESELQLNQSGLNIKLEAMSLPVVVISNVCQLPSGWASILWYNMLTTEPKNLKFFLSPPPAKWSQLSEVLSWQFSSVTQRGLNQEQLNMLADKLLGAKAQRNPEGLIPWTKFCKQGSNEKSFPFWLWIEGILDLIKRHLLSLWNDGSIMGFISKEREKGLLSDKCPGTFLLRFSESSREGAITFTWIELDVHDKPVYHSVEPYTKKELGAVSLPDIIRTYKVMAAENIPENPLRFLYPNIPKDKAFGKYYPKPTETPEPMDVDNKEKSGYMKTELISVSEVHPSRLHDNMMPMSPDDYRALEQYVGPRDIDAVASNLIGFEDFAIEMNSDFPDQN; this is encoded by the exons ATGGCGCAGTGGTGCCAACTTCAGATGCTGGACTGCAAGTACCTGGAGCAGGTGGACCAACTGTATGACGACTCCTTCCCCATGGACATAAGACAGTATCTGAGCAGATGGATCGAAAGCATTGACTG GGACACGGTGGCAATGCAGGACTCGCTGGCTACCGTCCGTTTCCACGACCTCCTGGCTCAGCTGGACGACCAACACAGCCGCTTTGCCCTGGAGAACAACTTCCTGCTGCAGCACAACATCCGCAAAATCAAGAGGAACCTGCAG GATCGGTTCCAGGATGATCCGGTCCACATGGCCATGATCATCTCCAAAAATTtgaaggaggagcagaagaTCCTGGCCACTGCAAAGAGTGCTGAG CAGGAGGGTGAGGTGACGGTGTCTGCCATGGTGGTGGAGAAACAGAAGCTGGACAACAAGATGAAGGAGATCAAAGAAAGAGTTCAG TGTGTGGACCAGAACATCAAGAATGTGGAAGATCTGCAGGACGAGTACGACTTTAAAATCAACACGCTGAAGATCAGGG AGAATGAAATGAACGGCATGACAcagaaggagctggagaaagAGAAGGCACTGATCGCGAGGATGTGCTTTGAGCTGAAGAGCAAACGACAG GAAGTGGTGATCCAGCTGACCGACCTCCTGAACACCGCTCAGGCGTTGCTCTCTGACCTGATCTCCGAGGAGCTGCCGGAGTGGAAGCAGCGGCAGCAGATCGCCTGCATTGGAGGTCCACCTAATGCTTGTGTGGACCAGCTGCAGAACTG GTTTACAGCAGTTGCAGAGAGTCTCCAGCAGGTGCGTCAGCACCTAAAGAAGCTGCAGGAGTTGGAGCAGAAGTTTACATACGAGAGCGACCCCATCACGCAGAAGAAATCTTTCCTGGAGGCCCGAGCTCTGGATCTCCTCAAGAACCTGCTCTCCAA ctctcTGGTTGTAGAGAGGCAGCCCTGCATGCCCACCCACCCACAGAGGCCGTTGGTTTTGAAAACAGGCGTCCAGTTCACCGTGAAGCTCCG GTTCCTGGTGAAGCTGCAGGAGTTTAACTACCAACTCAAAGTCAAAGCCCTGTTTGACAA GGATGTTACAGAGAAGAAAGG GTTCCGGAAGTTCAACATTTTGGGAACAAACACCAAAGTGATGAACATGGAGGAGTCGAATGGAAGCCTGGCAGCAGAGTTCAGACATTTG CAACTGAAAGAGCAGAAAGTTGCCGGGAACAGAACAAATGAG GGTCCGCTGATCGTCACCGAAGAGCTTCACTCGCTCAGCTTTGAGTCCGAGCTGCAGCTCAACCAGTCGGGACTCAACATCAAGCTAGAG GCCATGTCTCTGCCTGTTGTGGTCATCTCTAACGTCTGTCAGCTGCCCAGCGGCTGGGCCTCCATCCTGTGGTACAACATGCTCACCACTGAGCCCAAG AACCTGAAGTTCTTTCTCTCGCCTCCACCCGCGAAGTGGTCTCAGCTGTCCGAGGTCCTCAGCTGGCAGTTCTCCTCTGTCACCCAACGGGGCCTGAACCAGGAGCAGCTCAACATGCTGGCGGACAAATTACTCG gaGCTAAAGCTCAGAGGAATCCAGAGGGACTCATTCCCTGGACCAAGTTCTGCAAG CAAGGTTCCAATGAGAAATCCTTTCCCTTCTGGTTGTGGATTGAAGGAATCTTGGATCTGATTAAACGACACCTACTTTCCCTCTGGAACGACGG TTCCATCATGGGTTtcatcagtaaggagagggagaaaggtCTGCTGAGCGACAAGTGTCCCGGCACCTTCCTGCTGCGGTTCAGCgagagcagcagagaaggaGCCATCACCTTCACGTGGATCGAACTCGACGTCCACG ACAAGCCGGTGTATCACTCTGTGGAGCCTTACACAAAGAAAGAGCTGGGCGCCGTGTCTCTGCCCGACATCATCCGCACATACAAGGTGATGGCCGCCGAGAACATCCCCGAAAACCCTCTGCGCTTCCTCTACCCGAACATCCCCAAAGACAAGGCCTTCGGGAAGTACTACCCCAAACCCACAGAGA CTCCAGAACCAATGGACGtagataacaaagaaaagagtggCTACATGAAGACGGAGCTCATATCTGTCTCGGAAGT ACATCCGTCCAGACTGCATGACAACATGATGCCCATGTCTCCTGACGACTACAGGGCTCTGGAGCAGTACGTCGGCCCCAGGGACATCGACGCCGTG GCCAGCAATCTGATTGGATTTGAAGACTTTGCCATTGAG ATGAATTCAGACTTTCCCGACCAAAACTGA
- the LOC122765358 gene encoding growth/differentiation factor 8-like, whose product MLLLLCLSVLFFSEAFSMETNQSSKLLAESGEQCSACDFREHSKQMRLHSIKSQILSILRLEQAPNISRDMIRQLLPKAPPLTQLLDQYDPRVEDEDHATTETIITMATKPNPIFQDETSCCLFSLSPKIQPKNILSAQLWVHLRPAHIVTTVFLQLSHLKPGRVGNNTRVRVRSLKIDMDAGAGSWQSIDIKSLLQAWLRQPETNYSIEINAYNSRGDDLAVTSPEPGEEGLQPFIEVKILDSPKRSRRDSGLNCDEESAETRCCRYGLTVDFEEFGWDWIIAPKRYRANYCSGECEFMHLQQYPHAHLVNKANPRGTVGPCCTPTKMSPINMLYFNRKEQIIYGKIPDMVVDHCGCS is encoded by the exons ATGCTCCTCTTgctctgtctgtccgtcctctTCTTCTCCGAGGCCTTTTCCATGGAGACGAACCAGAGCTCCAAGCTGCTGGCGGAGAGCGGAGAGCAGTGTTCGGCCTGCGACTTCCGGGAGCACAGCAAGCAGATGAGGCTCCACAGCATCAAGTCCCAGATCCTCAGCATCCTGCGGCTCGAGCAGGCTCCCAACATCAGCCGGGACATGATCCGCCAGCTGCTCCCCAAAGCGCCGCCTCTGACGCAGCTACTGGACCAGTACGACCCACGCGTGGAGGACGAGGACCACGCCACCACGGAGACCATCATCACTATGGCCACCAAGC ctaATCCGATTTTCCAGGATGAGACGTCCTGCTGTCTGTTCAGCCTCAGTCCAAAGATCCAGCCCAAAAACATCCTGAGTGCTCAGCTGTGGGTTCATCTGCGGCCGGCCCACATAGTCACCACTGTCTTCCTGCAACTGTCCCACCTCAAACCTGGGAGGGTGGGGAACAACACCCGCGTCCGAGTCCGCTCCCTGAAGATCGACATGGACGCCGGCGCCGGCTCCTGGCAAAGCATCGACATCAAGTCGCTGTTGCAGGCTTGGCTGCGTCAGCCGGAGACCAACTACAGCATCGAGATCAACGCTTACAACTCCAGAGGGGACGATCTGGCCGTGACCTCTCCAGAGCCAGGAGAGGAAGGACTG CAACCGTTCATTGAGGTGAAGATTCTCGACAGCCCCAAAAGGTCGCGCCGCGACTCGGGCCTCAACTGCGATGAGGAATCTGCGGAGACGCGCTGCTGCCGCTACGGACTGACCGTCGACTTCGAGGAGTTCGGCTGGGACTGGATCATCGCGCCCAAGCGATACCGGGCCAACTACTGCTCTGGCGAGTGTGAGTTCATGCACCTGCAGCAGTACCCGCACGCACACCTGGTGAACAAGGCCAATCCGCGAGGCACGGTGGGGCCCTGCTGCACACCCACCAAGATGTCGCCGATCAACATGCTCTACTTCAACCGCAAGGAGCAGATCATCTACGGGAAGATTCCAGACATGGTGGTCGACCACTGCGGCTGCTCTTGA
- the stat1a gene encoding signal transducer and activator of transcription 1a isoform X2: MAQWCQLQMLDCKYLEQVDQLYDDSFPMDIRQYLSRWIESIDWDTVAMQDSLATVRFHDLLAQLDDQHSRFALENNFLLQHNIRKIKRNLQDRFQDDPVHMAMIISKNLKEEQKILATAKSAEQEGEVTVSAMVVEKQKLDNKMKEIKERVQCVDQNIKNVEDLQDEYDFKINTLKIRENEMNGMTQKELEKEKALIARMCFELKSKRQEVVIQLTDLLNTAQALLSDLISEELPEWKQRQQIACIGGPPNACVDQLQNWFTAVAESLQQVRQHLKKLQELEQKFTYESDPITQKKSFLEARALDLLKNLLSNSLVVERQPCMPTHPQRPLVLKTGVQFTVKLRFLVKLQEFNYQLKVKALFDKDVTEKKGFRKFNILGTNTKVMNMEESNGSLAAEFRHLQLKEQKVAGNRTNEGPLIVTEELHSLSFESELQLNQSGLNIKLEAMSLPVVVISNVCQLPSGWASILWYNMLTTEPKNLKFFLSPPPAKWSQLSEVLSWQFSSVTQRGLNQEQLNMLADKLLGAKAQRNPEGLIPWTKFCKQGSNEKSFPFWLWIEGILDLIKRHLLSLWNDGSIMGFISKEREKGLLSDKCPGTFLLRFSESSREGAITFTWIELDVHDKPVYHSVEPYTKKELGAVSLPDIIRTYKVMAAENIPENPLRFLYPNIPKDKAFGKYYPKPTETPEPMDVDNKEKSGYMKTELISVSEVHPSRLHDNMMPMSPDDYRALEQYVGPRDIDAVMNSDFPDQN; the protein is encoded by the exons ATGGCGCAGTGGTGCCAACTTCAGATGCTGGACTGCAAGTACCTGGAGCAGGTGGACCAACTGTATGACGACTCCTTCCCCATGGACATAAGACAGTATCTGAGCAGATGGATCGAAAGCATTGACTG GGACACGGTGGCAATGCAGGACTCGCTGGCTACCGTCCGTTTCCACGACCTCCTGGCTCAGCTGGACGACCAACACAGCCGCTTTGCCCTGGAGAACAACTTCCTGCTGCAGCACAACATCCGCAAAATCAAGAGGAACCTGCAG GATCGGTTCCAGGATGATCCGGTCCACATGGCCATGATCATCTCCAAAAATTtgaaggaggagcagaagaTCCTGGCCACTGCAAAGAGTGCTGAG CAGGAGGGTGAGGTGACGGTGTCTGCCATGGTGGTGGAGAAACAGAAGCTGGACAACAAGATGAAGGAGATCAAAGAAAGAGTTCAG TGTGTGGACCAGAACATCAAGAATGTGGAAGATCTGCAGGACGAGTACGACTTTAAAATCAACACGCTGAAGATCAGGG AGAATGAAATGAACGGCATGACAcagaaggagctggagaaagAGAAGGCACTGATCGCGAGGATGTGCTTTGAGCTGAAGAGCAAACGACAG GAAGTGGTGATCCAGCTGACCGACCTCCTGAACACCGCTCAGGCGTTGCTCTCTGACCTGATCTCCGAGGAGCTGCCGGAGTGGAAGCAGCGGCAGCAGATCGCCTGCATTGGAGGTCCACCTAATGCTTGTGTGGACCAGCTGCAGAACTG GTTTACAGCAGTTGCAGAGAGTCTCCAGCAGGTGCGTCAGCACCTAAAGAAGCTGCAGGAGTTGGAGCAGAAGTTTACATACGAGAGCGACCCCATCACGCAGAAGAAATCTTTCCTGGAGGCCCGAGCTCTGGATCTCCTCAAGAACCTGCTCTCCAA ctctcTGGTTGTAGAGAGGCAGCCCTGCATGCCCACCCACCCACAGAGGCCGTTGGTTTTGAAAACAGGCGTCCAGTTCACCGTGAAGCTCCG GTTCCTGGTGAAGCTGCAGGAGTTTAACTACCAACTCAAAGTCAAAGCCCTGTTTGACAA GGATGTTACAGAGAAGAAAGG GTTCCGGAAGTTCAACATTTTGGGAACAAACACCAAAGTGATGAACATGGAGGAGTCGAATGGAAGCCTGGCAGCAGAGTTCAGACATTTG CAACTGAAAGAGCAGAAAGTTGCCGGGAACAGAACAAATGAG GGTCCGCTGATCGTCACCGAAGAGCTTCACTCGCTCAGCTTTGAGTCCGAGCTGCAGCTCAACCAGTCGGGACTCAACATCAAGCTAGAG GCCATGTCTCTGCCTGTTGTGGTCATCTCTAACGTCTGTCAGCTGCCCAGCGGCTGGGCCTCCATCCTGTGGTACAACATGCTCACCACTGAGCCCAAG AACCTGAAGTTCTTTCTCTCGCCTCCACCCGCGAAGTGGTCTCAGCTGTCCGAGGTCCTCAGCTGGCAGTTCTCCTCTGTCACCCAACGGGGCCTGAACCAGGAGCAGCTCAACATGCTGGCGGACAAATTACTCG gaGCTAAAGCTCAGAGGAATCCAGAGGGACTCATTCCCTGGACCAAGTTCTGCAAG CAAGGTTCCAATGAGAAATCCTTTCCCTTCTGGTTGTGGATTGAAGGAATCTTGGATCTGATTAAACGACACCTACTTTCCCTCTGGAACGACGG TTCCATCATGGGTTtcatcagtaaggagagggagaaaggtCTGCTGAGCGACAAGTGTCCCGGCACCTTCCTGCTGCGGTTCAGCgagagcagcagagaaggaGCCATCACCTTCACGTGGATCGAACTCGACGTCCACG ACAAGCCGGTGTATCACTCTGTGGAGCCTTACACAAAGAAAGAGCTGGGCGCCGTGTCTCTGCCCGACATCATCCGCACATACAAGGTGATGGCCGCCGAGAACATCCCCGAAAACCCTCTGCGCTTCCTCTACCCGAACATCCCCAAAGACAAGGCCTTCGGGAAGTACTACCCCAAACCCACAGAGA CTCCAGAACCAATGGACGtagataacaaagaaaagagtggCTACATGAAGACGGAGCTCATATCTGTCTCGGAAGT ACATCCGTCCAGACTGCATGACAACATGATGCCCATGTCTCCTGACGACTACAGGGCTCTGGAGCAGTACGTCGGCCCCAGGGACATCGACGCCGTG ATGAATTCAGACTTTCCCGACCAAAACTGA
- the stat1a gene encoding signal transducer and activator of transcription 1a isoform X3, giving the protein MAQWCQLQMLDCKYLEQVDQLYDDSFPMDIRQYLSRWIESIDWDTVAMQDSLATVRFHDLLAQLDDQHSRFALENNFLLQHNIRKIKRNLQDRFQDDPVHMAMIISKNLKEEQKILATAKSAEQEGEVTVSAMVVEKQKLDNKMKEIKERVQCVDQNIKNVEDLQDEYDFKINTLKIRENEMNGMTQKELEKEKALIARMCFELKSKRQEVVIQLTDLLNTAQALLSDLISEELPEWKQRQQIACIGGPPNACVDQLQNWFTAVAESLQQVRQHLKKLQELEQKFTYESDPITQKKSFLEARALDLLKNLLSNSLVVERQPCMPTHPQRPLVLKTGVQFTVKLRFLVKLQEFNYQLKVKALFDKDVTEKKGFRKFNILGTNTKVMNMEESNGSLAAEFRHLQLKEQKVAGNRTNEGPLIVTEELHSLSFESELQLNQSGLNIKLEAMSLPVVVISNVCQLPSGWASILWYNMLTTEPKNLKFFLSPPPAKWSQLSEVLSWQFSSVTQRGLNQEQLNMLADKLLGAKAQRNPEGLIPWTKFCKQGSNEKSFPFWLWIEGILDLIKRHLLSLWNDGSIMGFISKEREKGLLSDKCPGTFLLRFSESSREGAITFTWIELDVHDKPVYHSVEPYTKKELGAVSLPDIIRTYKVMAAENIPENPLRFLYPNIPKDKAFGKYYPKPTETPEPMDVDNKEKSGYMKTELISVSEVHPSRLHDNMMPMSPDDYRALEQYVGPRDIDAVLH; this is encoded by the exons ATGGCGCAGTGGTGCCAACTTCAGATGCTGGACTGCAAGTACCTGGAGCAGGTGGACCAACTGTATGACGACTCCTTCCCCATGGACATAAGACAGTATCTGAGCAGATGGATCGAAAGCATTGACTG GGACACGGTGGCAATGCAGGACTCGCTGGCTACCGTCCGTTTCCACGACCTCCTGGCTCAGCTGGACGACCAACACAGCCGCTTTGCCCTGGAGAACAACTTCCTGCTGCAGCACAACATCCGCAAAATCAAGAGGAACCTGCAG GATCGGTTCCAGGATGATCCGGTCCACATGGCCATGATCATCTCCAAAAATTtgaaggaggagcagaagaTCCTGGCCACTGCAAAGAGTGCTGAG CAGGAGGGTGAGGTGACGGTGTCTGCCATGGTGGTGGAGAAACAGAAGCTGGACAACAAGATGAAGGAGATCAAAGAAAGAGTTCAG TGTGTGGACCAGAACATCAAGAATGTGGAAGATCTGCAGGACGAGTACGACTTTAAAATCAACACGCTGAAGATCAGGG AGAATGAAATGAACGGCATGACAcagaaggagctggagaaagAGAAGGCACTGATCGCGAGGATGTGCTTTGAGCTGAAGAGCAAACGACAG GAAGTGGTGATCCAGCTGACCGACCTCCTGAACACCGCTCAGGCGTTGCTCTCTGACCTGATCTCCGAGGAGCTGCCGGAGTGGAAGCAGCGGCAGCAGATCGCCTGCATTGGAGGTCCACCTAATGCTTGTGTGGACCAGCTGCAGAACTG GTTTACAGCAGTTGCAGAGAGTCTCCAGCAGGTGCGTCAGCACCTAAAGAAGCTGCAGGAGTTGGAGCAGAAGTTTACATACGAGAGCGACCCCATCACGCAGAAGAAATCTTTCCTGGAGGCCCGAGCTCTGGATCTCCTCAAGAACCTGCTCTCCAA ctctcTGGTTGTAGAGAGGCAGCCCTGCATGCCCACCCACCCACAGAGGCCGTTGGTTTTGAAAACAGGCGTCCAGTTCACCGTGAAGCTCCG GTTCCTGGTGAAGCTGCAGGAGTTTAACTACCAACTCAAAGTCAAAGCCCTGTTTGACAA GGATGTTACAGAGAAGAAAGG GTTCCGGAAGTTCAACATTTTGGGAACAAACACCAAAGTGATGAACATGGAGGAGTCGAATGGAAGCCTGGCAGCAGAGTTCAGACATTTG CAACTGAAAGAGCAGAAAGTTGCCGGGAACAGAACAAATGAG GGTCCGCTGATCGTCACCGAAGAGCTTCACTCGCTCAGCTTTGAGTCCGAGCTGCAGCTCAACCAGTCGGGACTCAACATCAAGCTAGAG GCCATGTCTCTGCCTGTTGTGGTCATCTCTAACGTCTGTCAGCTGCCCAGCGGCTGGGCCTCCATCCTGTGGTACAACATGCTCACCACTGAGCCCAAG AACCTGAAGTTCTTTCTCTCGCCTCCACCCGCGAAGTGGTCTCAGCTGTCCGAGGTCCTCAGCTGGCAGTTCTCCTCTGTCACCCAACGGGGCCTGAACCAGGAGCAGCTCAACATGCTGGCGGACAAATTACTCG gaGCTAAAGCTCAGAGGAATCCAGAGGGACTCATTCCCTGGACCAAGTTCTGCAAG CAAGGTTCCAATGAGAAATCCTTTCCCTTCTGGTTGTGGATTGAAGGAATCTTGGATCTGATTAAACGACACCTACTTTCCCTCTGGAACGACGG TTCCATCATGGGTTtcatcagtaaggagagggagaaaggtCTGCTGAGCGACAAGTGTCCCGGCACCTTCCTGCTGCGGTTCAGCgagagcagcagagaaggaGCCATCACCTTCACGTGGATCGAACTCGACGTCCACG ACAAGCCGGTGTATCACTCTGTGGAGCCTTACACAAAGAAAGAGCTGGGCGCCGTGTCTCTGCCCGACATCATCCGCACATACAAGGTGATGGCCGCCGAGAACATCCCCGAAAACCCTCTGCGCTTCCTCTACCCGAACATCCCCAAAGACAAGGCCTTCGGGAAGTACTACCCCAAACCCACAGAGA CTCCAGAACCAATGGACGtagataacaaagaaaagagtggCTACATGAAGACGGAGCTCATATCTGTCTCGGAAGT ACATCCGTCCAGACTGCATGACAACATGATGCCCATGTCTCCTGACGACTACAGGGCTCTGGAGCAGTACGTCGGCCCCAGGGACATCGACGCCGTG cttcattaa